gcacgtttAACTGCAAGCCAAAGGAACCAAAGCAAAGTGGGCGTAACTTGAGGCCAATCACCGTCCTGGGTTTCCTTAATAAAACCCTGTATTTCCTGGAGTTTCTGCAGGAAATTAGCTAAATACATACGATTAGTGTGAGCTGCACAAGGGCATGTGGTCAGCCTCATCTGCAGTGCGCACAGTGTAGCAAAGCTTCTCAAACTGCTCCGGTCCTCCATTCACGGGTCCCCAGACACTGGacctcccccccttcccccccacagGTGCCCAAACCCCTGCCTACCCCCTTCTGCAGGTCCCCAAACCCCCAAATACCCGTACATTGTGGACCTAAGTGAACCAGACTGCTTCTTGGTTCCTCAGAACAGGCTCTTTGCTGGCTGGGATCCTGCAGGCGTTTGCCGAGGCTCCTGTCCTGGTCTTTCCTGGCCCCAACTGGGTCACTATGGGATTTCCCGATAACAACACCAACACAATTGTGCTGGAGGATCTACCAAATGGGGCCGTTTCCGAGAGAGTTCCTCCCATCGCCCACATGCCTCCGACTGGGAACACTTTAAATGTGTGCGGCATTATGCTAAGTGAATCAGGCGCTTAGCAAGCCGCTGCCTGCGGACCTTTGCTTCAGCATGACTTGCAGCGTGATGATTCAGAGCAAAATGCACCAGCAGAGCCTGAATAAACAGGAAATGAAGCCGCAAGTCAGTAGCGTCGGAAAGGGGCTGTAGGGACAGACACGCAAAGTGTAAGTGGGACATCGTGGGGAATCGTTAGTCCGATTCGGGTCTCGGAGTGGTTTAACGGCTCGGCACATGTGTGCGGTGAAACCGAGCCATCAGGAGAGAGCTGCTTAAAAGGACATTAACTGAAAACCACTTCCTTAACAAGCTCACGAAGAGGACAGCAAAAGCAAGAGCCTGTAACGGGACGCCTGAGAGCGTGAAACGCGAGGCGCTGACACCGGAGtcagagacacaaacacagccCGCGATGGCACTGCAGATAAGGGTGACCATTGCGGGATCACAGTAACACCCACGTCAGTAACTGTGATAACCAACAGCACCTGGCGATTTATAAGGCTGTGACCTTATCGTGTTGCTTACCATACAAAACGGGGGTGTGATAAACCGCAGTTTCAGTCATGGTGAATGAAAGTGACACGCCACACAGCCCAGGATCCTACAGAGTGACAGAGGGGCCTGGGGTGGTACACTGGGGGTCCCCCTACCCCACAGCCCGGGGACGGTACAGGGTGACAGCAGGGGTCCCCTTTCCCCACAAACAAACAGTGTGTCCCCCGCCTGGCCAGCTGATGGACTGCGTTCAGGGTAACACCGAGCCCATGCGCCTGCTGTCTCCCCAAGAAAACGCGAAACAGTAGCAGGCGATCTGCCAGCATGCAGCCGGTCGGCGGGCAACACCGCCTTCACGTTACTCTCGCTGGAAAAAGGGGGACGCGCCGCGGAGCCGCGCACCGAGCCCTGGACGCGTACATACAACACACACCGGTAAACACACGCCTGCTGCTAAATAATGGCTGTCGCCGGCTTCCCTCAAGTACGGCAAATAACAACGAGAAAAAACAGCAAAGAATAACGACCCGGCGGAACCAGCAGCAGCGGACGCGGCGACGTGCTGCGATCAATCAGACGCACATCAGCAGCATCAGTCGGCACGGCAAGTCGGGCTCCGCAAAGCCGTCACTCCTAATTAAAACGTTGATTTCGCTTCCAAAACGCAGCCTACCTCATCGTCCAGACTGCCGGCTCCGTTCCCGACGTGAGCCATGTTGATCCCTGAGAGCAGCTCGTACGGAAGTAAGACAAGCACACTGGACTGGGAGCGTGCGGACAGCGGCAACTGAGCGCCACTCCGTGGGTGTGTGCGGAGACCCGGGCTGCTCCGCGTCTCCCCGAGTCCTGCGGCTGCTTTCCGCCGGATTCAGTCACTGGGCTACATCAGCGGCCGGCACACGTATGCAGAAACACACCCCTGCCGTGACAGCTCACGTGCACACGCGTACCCATGCCTGTATGTATTATAATTGTAGTAACATGAGTGCGCTGGCGGCTTTGTGTCACTGTCAATCCTCCAGGCGAACCTCGATATCGGTGTTGGCAGCTGTTTTAGTAAACAGCGCCTTTTTCCTTAAAGGCTGTGCCGAAGGGCAACCAGGCGAGCCGAGAACCCCCGAGGGAAGTCGAAAGTTGCCGAACCGTGCCCCCCCCGGCGTAAGCGCGGCCGCGCATGGTGATTCACTGCAAAGTCACCTTCGCTCCTCTGCGTGATCGCGGCCAGGTCTCACATTACAAAGTATCCAAGGGCATAGACCCGCCATGCACTTCATACGGGGTAAATATTAACACATCCCAGCCCACGATCAAGCTATTCCCGTAATTCGAAATTTAAATTCAGTATGTCAGAGGTACAACTGGACAAATGCaacaaaacacaacaaatggAATGTAAACGCATACCAACAATTGCGCGCTATATAGTTATTGTTAAATATAGTTATTGTCGCCCTGCAACTAAGTGCAGTTTCCCATATTTGCCAGCACAGATCTTACACGAAAGGACACGTACCACGTTACCATGTTTTTAAACAATATTCAGAAATTCGAGCAGATCGACGACGAGCCAAACCGGCGCCACTGAGAGGGACAACTGACCCTATGACGCACTGGCGGTTATCCGCTGTGCAAAAGTACCCCGTCTCTGAGAAAAAGCTCAAACCACATGAAATATAATCTTTAATTAGCTTTCAACGATCATGCGAAGTGCCCACGTTTTCAGAATACGGTATAAAGTTGCGATAAACAAATTATCTGCCCGATTGCTTAACAGCAGGCTGTACACCATGTAATATTTGTTTTCCCTTTCCGACAGTATGTTTTATTGTCTTTCCTTCCACACAATAACACCATCATCGTGCTTCTCGGCACCCTGGGCTCCGTCGGGTTGCTCTTTAAAGCGGATGCGTGCTTTAGCTGAACACGTGACGCAGGTTTCTGTGTCTGGTAGTTGACTGTTCTTACAAACGCTAGCGGCCAGAGGGTCCGCTAAGAAGGCTGCGTCCATGGGTTCGGTAGCAAGTCCTGCCTCCGTCAAACTCAGCATGACAATAAATTCTATCTCagaatgatttttaaaatgatagAAAACACAGCCCTGTTTCATGGTGTGGTCTCTACCCATATTCCTCAAGGAAGCACAACTGACATCTTTGAAGGCGGATGACCACCAGCAACATCTTAATCAGGAGCTAATGGATAATAATATTTCAACATAACCCAAGACAATAGAAGTACCACATTTATACAGAAACTGCTACTTCATTCAGGcaaaaactgattttaaaaACATACAGTGAACTTCTTAAAACTGGGGACACTTTGTGACAAAATTTGAAAACTACTCTGACACTCGGGCGTTTCCAGCTATCAGAAAGGTGAGGGCTTAAGTCCAGTTTGCCTGGGGCTCGAATTCTTTGTTTTTGCAGGAAGACTAAAATACACGGGGCTTCTCTACACGTGGACACCATCCACGATACACATGCAGAAAACCTAGTTCCTCTCATCTAAAAGTCTAATCAGGCAGTGCGTTGTTTCCAGTCACAGTGAACAGAGGTCCAGTGTCACCACTAGACTGGTCTGAACACTCCAGGTCTTTTCTGCGGGGGGTTTATATTACAAAGAGTACGGTATTGCTGTTACTGGGTAACTGTGAGGCATTAGCCTATTACATGTGGGCTCAGTGGCCCAGGGCTACAAGGTGCATCATGGCCAGCTGCAAAGGGCAGCGTGACTGGCTGTCTGCAAGCCTGGCGGCGGAGCTCAGCAGCTGAGGCGTGTTTCTGACGTGACGCAGCAGAACGGCAGTGTGATACTTCCTGCGTCCCCAGGGCGCCAGCGATGGTCACGCACGGGAGGCCCCCCCCGGAAGCTGCTCGCGCCGTGCCTGCGGCCGTCTCCAGGGGCCGTCTCCAGGGGCCTGTCCCCGCTTCGGTCCTCGGGACGCCTGCCGCTTCACCACACGCGGGTCCACATTAACGGCGGTGTGTCCCGGAGCCAAACACACACGGCCGAAGCTTACAGGTCACTCGTGTGTCCCTGTGGCCGGCCTGCATTCCTCTGATGAGCAGAGCTGTACAAGGAAGCTTCCGGACTGCAGACGTCATAAACATGCTTCATCCACATTATACTTCCAGCAAACTCTGACCAATACAGTATCAGTCTAGACACAGCCGCTGCTTGATGTCTCCATTTCCATGTTACTCACACTATAGTAAGAGGCCTCAAGGTAATGACGTCATAGATATTCAGTATTGTAATGAGTAACCCTTCAATCCAGCTCATCCCAGACCAGCTCTGTAGCCTTTAGTTTGGGCGAGTGTGGGGGCCGGTCAGCTGCACTCCATCTCTGTGCTGAGTCACAAGATAATAAAGTACTTACATAACCTCCAAGTGGCCCTTATCTGCTtcaaatgattttcagtaggtgtgtccggACTCTTGACTCAAACTGTACACTTCAATTtaacctagcaaaaaaaaaaaatcaaatggtCATATCTTCTGACTTCATAAAAAGAaatttcaaataatgtaaaaaCGCCAAAGGCATATTAAGCAATCAGGAATCATGGCCAGGACCAACAGACCAAATGACAGAGAGGTTTGCCCTCTCTACGTCTCCACACCCCCTTTTCCTTGCCCATTGACGTACTGATCTGCTGCACCCCAACCTCCAGAGCAGGAGAAAATATATTTAGTCAATTTATTTACATTAAAACATTTGAGTAGCACAGGCTGCCTGGCTGATAACCAGTTTTCAGAAGAAAAACAGTGAAATAGTAAAACTAGTGTAATTCACTGAAATGTAACAAGAGGAATTTCTCCTGATTTTATTATAACCATTCTGGATCCACCCCCTGATGAAATGGAGCCCTGTGTTTGCTTGTCTTGCCTATAGGGGGCAGCCCTGGGCATCCTGCACGAGCCCTGGCTCTGGACAGAATCCAGAGAAAGATGCTTTTAAATTTGCTGCACAGCATGACAGCCTTGTCTGTGATATCCCGGCATAAGGGAACCACAGCACTGCAGCTATGAGGTCACCATGGCGATGCAGAGATCACCATGGCGATAGAGAGGCCACCATAGTGCTAAACTGCTCACCATAGTGCTACACTGGTCACCACAGAGCAACAGAGGTCACCATGGTACTACAGAGGTCATCACACTTCCACAGTGCTGACCAAGGTACAACATGGTCACCAGAGAGGTCTCCACGCTCTTACAGTGGTCACCAGAGAGGACTCCATGCTGTTACAGTGGTCACCAGAGAGGACTCCACGCTGTTACAGTGATCACCAGAGAGAACTCCACGCTGTTGCAATGGTCACCAGAGAGGTCTCCACGCTGTTACAGTGATCACCAGTGAGGTCTCCACACTGCTGCAGTGGTCACCAGAGAGGTCTCCATGCTGTTACAGTGGTCACCAGAGAGGACTCCACGCTGTTAAAGTGATCACCAGAGACGACTCCACACTGCTACAGTGGTGTCCACCGTGCTAATGCAATTACTATGGTACTACATGCGCCGTTTACCTTGCACTGATATCTGGAGGTCTGTTTACATACAATTATGATAATCAACAAGCACAATGAGTAGCTGAGTGAAGAGATATCAACATATGCAGAACTCATCACTGAAGGAACACAAAGACATATTCAGTGTTCCAATTTGTGTGAAGAATTGGCCCAAACACTCGGCAATGAAGGATATTCATTCAGACCAAGAAAACAACACCTGCTCTCTGCTGGCCTAGTGGAATATCTTTGCTGTACACATGTGCTAACCATGACCGCATACCACATGCACAAATGTTCAGGCTCTTGGGGCTATCAGTCTTTAGTGAGATGGTAAACGCAGCCTCGTGTTGGTTGACGGCTCTGCATATTTGAGATGGTTGCAGAGCACATTCAGCCAAGCTGTCAGCAGCATTGACACCATCTGCGTGTGATGGCAGTGAAAAGAATAGCCACATGCATCACTGAGACATGGAAGCAGCCCCTCGCTACCCGCACGCGCTCTCTGTGCATCACCTCTGCAGACAAGTCCTTTCCATCCATACACCCCCAGGCTTCCTATGACGCCAACACTCACCCCTCTTCCACCTTCCCTCTGACGTCTCTGCCTTCCTCTCCTCCGCCATCCTCCTGACGTCTCTGCCTTCCTCTCCTCCGCCATCCTCCTGACGTCTCTGCCTTCCTCTCCTCGCCTCCGCCATCCTCCTGACGTCTCTGCCTTCCTCTCCTCGCCTCCGCCTTCCCTCTGACGTCTCTGCCTTCTTCTCCTCCACCATCCTCCTGACGTCTCTGCCTTCCTCTCCTCGCCTCCGCCATCCTCCTGACGTCTCTGCCTTCCTCTCCTCGCCTCCGCCTTCCCTCTGACGTCTCTGCCTTCCTCTCCTCCGCCATCCTCCTGACGTCTCTGCCTTCCTCTCCTCGCCTCCGCCATCCTCCTGACGTCTCTGCCTTCCTCTCCTCCGCCATCCTCCTGACGTCTCTGCCTTCCTCTCCTCGCCTCCGCCTTCCCTCTGACGTCTCTGCCTTCCTCTCCTCCGCCATCCTCCTGACGTCTCTGCCTTCCTCTCCTCGCCTCCGCCTTCCCTCTGACGTCTCTGCCTTCCTCTCCTCCGCCATCCTCCTGACGTCTCTGCCTTCCTCTCCTCCCCTCCGCCTTCCCTCTGACGTCTCTGCCTTCCTCTCCTCCACCATCCTCCTGATGTCTCCACCTTCCCCCACCATCTCTGCCTTCTTCCTAACCTCCACCTTCCCCCACCATCTctgccttctgcctccccccacctccaccttcACCCTGCTCAGACACACACTTCCTCTACCTGTCGGCCTCTTCCCAAAGACCTCAGGGAACTGGCAGCCAGGTGCGTGTCGTCCTCTGCAGGCGACAGCATTGTTTGTTCCCGCCACTTGCACACTGTGACATTCCAGAAAAACTCCAGCAGGCTAAAAAACATGGTTGCGGCAAACAGCAGTACAACCTAAAGGAATTCTGTGCCGAAGATTGCAACCCCGTGCTTGTCTTTTCTAAGACGAGGTTCTCTCTACGCTACCTCTGAAATATAACAAGCCGTGTGTCCTGGTGACCATTAGCCTGGTCCATGAAATACAGGCACGCGTTAGGGTGCATGTCCCCCCCAGTGCTCTGTGataatacaccccccccccattggacCTCCCACCTCTGCCTCTGACAGCTGCTGCTACGTGGCTGAACCAGAAGCGAGGGGATCAGACAGTGTCCTGCAGCTCCGTGAGGGACAGAGACCATCGGGAAGAAGCTCAGATCTGGTACTGACGAGccaggtggggttgggggggggggggacataatcAAACTCTGTATAGAGCTGTATTGGCCTGTTTCACTCTTCCACTTTGTCTAGGACCTAATGCATCCATTCACCCATGCATCTCCTCCAGTGTACAGACATGGAGATCAGTAAGCAGAAAACACGGAACTAGAAATGATGGCTTTCTCAGCATCAGCTACGCACAGCCATTACCCAGAGGGACAACATAACCCACAGATAAATCTCTGTGTTTCTGCTTCAGAGTGATGATACTCAGGACCCTGAATCTTTGACTCACTactttcaataataataataataatcacactttattgatccccgagGGGGAATCACcttccccatcttgctctccatgacgcACATGTAGGATGGCGAGCTTGGCAGAGAAGGGCAGCCGCCcgcagcggcgcccagggagctgggggttaacaGCCTCACTCACTATGCAGCTATTATGCCAAGGCTCAGccaactgaccccccccccccccgtgacttTACTCACTCATATCCTTTgacacaaaataatataacctGTGTGTTCCCCCGAAGGTATAAGAACCCTGTGAATTAATGGCTCTCTCTCGCGTACATTATTCAGCTACTCAGAGGGAAAGCGAACACTGGCCAGTTCCGCTGCTCCCATCCTGCCTTCGGTCTAGCCGGCATCACCACCATCTGAGGCCTCTGCAGCCTCAAACTCTGCTCTCCTCATCTGAACAGCACGACagaagcaagcattaataaatcaTGGTCTTAAAAAAAGAGCACATTGCTTATTAGGTGACTGACAGCATCACTTGAGTGGCTGCAAACAAAGTCACTTCCACAGACCAAACGGCACTGCTGACAGATTCAGTATCATCTCACTGCACATCTGTTCATCCCAGCTGCGGGATTTTTTCCAGTGAGCCTCAGGCTTTTGTGAAGCTCTTCCGGTTGTTTGCCTTTCCATATTCATCTTTGTTTTCAAGGCAGGGAAATAAGTTTTGCTCCTAAGAATGCCCTGGAACAAAATAGTCATATCACCAAAACAGCCCATAATGTGGGCTTAACACGAAGTACGCAGGATCTGTCCAGGAAACATTGACAAAGCCTCTGCATCCACCTGGTCATTCccttagcaaataaaaccatgTTTTCCTTCCAGCTCTCACTTTCGACATGCTGGATTCACATGGCCTAAAAGCTCCACCGGATATCACCGACTTAAAACTGACGGCTCGTCGGCATCAaagaagaaaatggaaaattaagGGTGGTGATGTGATGCGATGTGATGTGATGGCAAAACCAGGATCACTGTCAGGCTGCAACCGGGATGGATCAGCATCTGCATTAGAAATGACCACCTACCATATCGAATGCTATCGTAAT
The sequence above is a segment of the Brienomyrus brachyistius isolate T26 chromosome 12, BBRACH_0.4, whole genome shotgun sequence genome. Coding sequences within it:
- the LOC125705268 gene encoding uncharacterized protein LOC125705268, translated to MAEERKAETSEGRRRRGEEGRDVRRMAEARRGRQRRQEDGGGEEGRDVRGKAEARRGRQRRQEDGGGEERKAETSGGWRRRGRQRRQEDGGGEEGRDVRGKVEEGLN